The Engraulis encrasicolus isolate BLACKSEA-1 chromosome 22, IST_EnEncr_1.0, whole genome shotgun sequence sequence ctctaattatgaggggcccctttaagccaaaagtgccctatttctcccccattacAGCCCTGATAGAGAATGACTAGTTACCCATTGgttctgtggaaaaaaaaaaaacccaatatgaTATAGACCACTAATTTCACCCACCCGCCTCCCCCCTATATAAGTAAATAAAATTCTCTGTGAAATAAGTTTTGGTTGGTTGTTTTGGTATGACACCAAGCTATTTACTGTATGTACCAGAGTGTAGTTGTGTGACATTTGTTTCTGTATCTCATTAATTTTGTTTAAAGTAGCCTGCCTTATACTGAAGGCTGTGACATGACAATGGCCTGCTCAATTACAGAAGTACAGCAACTGTTCAATATCACATTGGATATGTTATTAcgaacagaggcgcatcttgtcaccaggctaggcaggcagccgcttggggcccccaagcctccacatggtgaataacagctcaaaGTTAAACTATAATAGTGGCAATTTGGGTTGAATGTTAATTTCTTTGGTTTTTTCCTTGGTGCCCCCACTAACagtagaatcgcctctgattaGGAACATAGTGAAAGCCAACAGCCGGGTGCTAAGACAACTTCACACTACACAAAGCAAAGAAAGATGAGGAAACCAGGCCTGTTAAACATGTTTGTTACCACCACTGCAAAAATATAAGTGTCACTAATAGGCTACTGTGCTTTGTATGCCAATATTTCCTTGAAAAATACCATTTCAAAAGGTGGTTAAAACTGCTATAATGACCACTGTCACCACAACAAAAGTCATGTGGTTATTGAAACTTTTATAATGAGGTGATTTGGTTGGCTGGGTGCAATTATAGCACATCATTTGACCCTAAAAGCGCCCCATCAAAATGTCTGTGAATTGCATGTAGTTTGATGtaacaagagagaagagacaaaagagaCGTGCTTTGATTTGACTGCTGAGTGAACACCTCTGGCGTCACACTCGGCGCGCTCGCTAGAATATGATGGTGTCTCGTTACGCATGCGGAACACGTCTCCTTAAAAAAAAGACTCCATAGAAGATTAATCATTTGCACATCAATACACACCACTGTGGCAGCATTTGTGCACTCTAACGGGCTCCCTGTGGCGGTTTGTTAGAGAGGGGCGTATGGCACATGTGACAGTGTCAATGACATTTCCGTTTTGTGAAGTTCGTCTGGACTCCTACTGACACGAGGTCAATCAATAGCCCGGATGTCTTCCCAAAAGCCCGCTGGAAAACTGGCAGAACTGGATGTTAGTTGCAAAAAGAGAAATCGAAGCTGAGAAAATGTCAAATTCCCTTACGCACTTGAATTGTATCCTGCAACGTTTCCCTAGCACTTCAATTTGAACTTGAAGACGTGAATTCAAGAGGGAAAATGTTGGATgccagcagtatgtgtgtgtgtgtgtgtgtgtgtgtgtgtgtgtgtgtgtgtgtgtgtgtgtgtgtgtgtgtgtgtgtgtgtgtgtgtgtgtgtgtgtgtgtgtgtgtgtgtgtgtgtgtgtgcaggggcggagtggcccaccttttcccaccgggagaatttttcccttggcggccctctttaaaaaaaaaaaacccaaaaaaactaagcgaacaacatggtttcctaaccaaaaagacaaaagccacgaaatctgcagtcgtactacatgtgaacattagtgttgtcaaaatatcaacctgaattggagaatttatgaaatgcacagccagtggtgtagtctatgtaaaacgcaggtatacgcacccatttcaaaaattcagggattacagtatacccacttaaaattgattgatccattatttacaatagcacaaatatatacagtacacatcaaaaaatgctcaaatatacagtatacccacttcaaaaagtagactacaccactggagccatcctcacagtccaaagcattcataggcctactaggttaggctacatcacgcaactgttccatgcaaatgtgcactccactgtcattttgacagtttgaaattgaaatatcatttaaggaagacaggatgagcatgggcacaaagttttgagtgtggggatttttagaagagtaggcttacaaaatatagtatagtagcctatagcttacaaaaagtctgtcattgtgcaataaacccaccatgcagcaaataagccaaacctagctacttcaaagcacaaccataagtcaacaaaatgtataaccaaacggtgtaggcctaccttaaaacgctgtcttcgtcgcagcaaatgtctttgtttcttgcaatcactctactttaatccacagcttagcctacacacccagcactggtcacatcagaatcttgtgtggtaattattttgttccatttcttcagacataggctacatcctaaatgtcccacatataaatatatgtatgataataatattatttcgactataaggagatatactggtagttctaacaaatcaaaacaaaacccattgcttctgttaggtgcagttctcttccttaccacttggtggagtctgttcgtaacccaattcaataaccagagagcaagtgaatctggactggaaagactgtaaactgtaacagtcgtgtggaaatcggaaaataaatcataatttattaatatttccatcctttggtaaccaatctacatatcacaggttatttaaatactgaaaacgaaactgtgttactaagatcttgtaaacttccgcgatctacggtgtatgaaaattatcagtagagaaggggtgtggccaatttactgtttgacaccgtcagtgaggtattgccgtctggtatacggtataaatactggctagtcagctgggTTGAAATACAGAGAAGTGAAAATTGGGAAGTCagtgcacatatacacaaactTGAAACTTCAGGGCCAGTTAAAAACTCAGTGAGGCTGCGATAttgcatttcacggccgcggcccaccgggacaagtccccgatctcccgacggccactccgcgcctgtgtgtgtgtgtgtgtgtgtgtgtgtgtgtgcgcgcgtgtgtgcgtatgtgtgtgagagtgtgcgcgagcgtgcgtgcgggtgtgtgtgtttttcaaacaCGAGCAATGCTGTGAGCACGGACAGTCCGCCTGGTGACAGTCATCATCGCAACATCACGTTCTTGCATGAGTACCCGACCCTCGTGTTccagatttcagcaccatggacagtgaTCTGTCTGCCGTACACAACAGGGATCCCACACGGGATCTACTCTCATGCAGTCATTTGAGAGATGATGTACAGTAGAtacactttattgatccccagggggagaTTAAGGAAATTATATATTAACAATATGCAAACATACGCATCTAATATAATTATATGTATGCAATTATATCCACATGTATCCATGTAAGGCTCCATTTTGTTCCGCTGTGCACTCTAGTCTTGCAACAAAATAAGGATTAGGCTTTCATAACTTGAGTGCTTCAAAACAGGATACGTTGAAAATGACACCTCAACAAACCTGCAGCGTCGGCAGGTCTGCTTTAAAGAGGGGGGGAAAGTTGGCGAAGCATCATGTGTTTCGGTCAAGTAAGACGCACGGCACCTTGCAGTACGCACGCACAACTTGCTCTGCGCTCACGGAGGCACTCCTGTGCCGCATGGTGAGCAGCTGTATGATCTCGGCATCTGCGACTGAGCGAGACTGTCTCACACACTATTTCTGTTTTATAGCATATATTGGCTACGAAGAGCGTCTAGAGATGCGTTTTATGAAATGACGGTGTGGATGGGGGGCGAGGGTCATGAGGGTAATCACTTCCTTTGAGTTGGATTTAGGGGCTTCTTACCGCAGAAGGAGCGCGCTCTGCCTATCAATAATTAATCCATTTCTGAAGCAACggggaagggggggagaggaCGCAGCAGCTCCGGAGATCCTCGTTTTGAAGAGCAATCATCGGCAAATCATGTCACAATCTGACAGGACTTCGAGAGGAGCTGCCGAGGAGGACaaaggaggatgaaggagggCGAAGGAacgggagaggtagaggaggaataTAATGAAGTTGAGTGGGAAAGGACTGTGCACCATCGTATCCGGCTGCCTGCTCTTCGTCTGTGCCATAAGCGCCGTTGTCGTCGGTTTCAAATGCATCGCTCTGGGCTCCAAAGTCAGAGCGCATTTCCACCTTGGAACCGCGGCCGGTGCTTTCTACTCGGGAATACTAGTGGGACTTGGGCAAGTGATCCTAGGGTTGGCACTGGTCTGCTGCAAGGGGAAGCCCGGAATTTCTTTCTCGTGGGGATTCTGGTGTTCTTGCTGGGAGTTCTCACCGCCTTCTCCGGCGCTGTGCTGGACGGCGACGCGGTCTCGCTGGTGGAGCGGAAATACTCCCACTACTGCCTCGACTTGGTGGATATAAACCCCTTCTGCGAGCAGCTCAAGACTTATCAGAGGGGACTTGTGGTGTCCACCATCCTGAACACATTGGAATGTATTCTGGGGCTTATGAACTTAGTGATCATTAAGCGGTACAAGGCGGCACAGTTTTACAGAAGGAGGCACTCGCAGCGACAAGGAACAGGGCCATTCATTTTCAGCGAGGAGCGAGACTTTTCAGCTGCGGAATTTCAACCGGTGTCTTACATTAACCTGGGGGTATTTCACGTCTTTGACGAGGCTGGAGTTGAGGTACACTGTGGGGGCCATCCGTCCATCGAGCTACCGGGCTACTCGCCCACGGATCCGGATCTCAACCATTCTTACCCTTTCTCGTACCCTCTCCCGAACGAGTTGCCCCCTGCGTACGAGGACATTTTCCCTGGAGAAGCAAGTAACAAGTAGCAACTGTTTTAACGGCTTAGAAAAGTTAAAACATGGGCTCTAAATTCTGCAGTGACAATCAGTGTTCCCCCTTGAACGTCAGATGTAGTTGGGTTCAAACTGGGACAAACATGAAGAGTGTTATTGTTAATTCACTACCAGTGCAGAACTCTGTTCATGGTTTTATTTATTTGGGTAAGTCCGTTACCAAATGCAATGCTGCCAACGAACTACCTGGCTGAGATAAATGAAAATAGGGATGATAACATAAAGAAAATTACAAATGAGCTACAGCGTAAGATTCTAAaagaattttaaaatatatgcgACGCAATTGTTATTTTCAATCCAATTGTATGATCATCTTATGCCCATGTCCTTCATTGATGTCATTTTATTGTTTTCCTCCACATTGCCTACGTTCTGCATATAGTATGAATAAAGATATTTACTCTCATCTGACGCATAGTTAATTTGGAAATAGCGAATTGTTAAAATCTGTTTTCACCCGTGAACGAATAGCATGCAACTCATCCTAAAAAAACAGCGCAAATGCTGTAGCATTTCTAAAGGACACATATAATTAGATGCCGATGCCTGTCTAATCGAGGCAAGAAGGTATAGGCCTTTCACAACACACAGTCAACTTCGGCACTGTGTAATGCTGGCGTTGTCCTTTTTCCTGTTTCTGACGAAACGATCCACAGTTGATAGGAACCTTGCGTCATCCTAAGGGGAACAACAACACGCAGGCATCTGTTTTATGTATTAGCTTCCGAATCTGTTCTGCTGGGGTTCACGGAGGCTTGTTTTTGCGTGTGTTTTTGAGCTGGGTGGAAGATCAGTGGGTCATTTTGCTGAGTGCTATCTGAGTAATGCCTGTGATGGAGTGTGTGAGTATTTGCATTTGGGCAGGTTCAGCATGCAGTGTGGGCTTTCATTCATTATAAGCTGCTGTTTGGCACCTGGCCACCACCCATCTTTACAGAAATCAATGCCAGGTCTATTTCATCACCATGTAGCCAGCGGATCCTCCAGCATCCACCTGTGACAACCAGGCTGCCATATGAGAATGGTGAGGTAGTGTGCGCtctacaagcagagagagagagagatagagagagagagaacagagggaaaAATCAGAACAAGGGAAAGAAAACAGAGAGCACAACACGTACTGTGCTGCTCTACACTGAGTGGCGTGTCGTGTGTATGAGGCTGTTGGTTATAATTGCAACCTCAGGCCCATCATGCTGCTCCTGGCTAAGATCAGGTTCTGATGTTGGAGTCTAATATGGAAATGACACTCAAGCAGACTCACGCCTCATGGCATTCAGACTTATAACAAGGGATTTGCACAACAACTCCTGCCAGCCAAATAGAGCATTTCCATCTCTCTTAGACCCCTCTtgctttgtctttttctctctctttctatctatctcagttttttagtgtgtgtgtgtgtgtgtgtgtgtgtgtgtgtgtgtgtgtgtgtgtgtgtgtgtgtgtgtgtgtgtgtgtgtgtgtgtgtgtgtgtgtgtgcatgctagcgtgcgtgtgtgtgtgcatgtgcgtgtgcgtgtgtgtgagagagagagagttagtgagtgagtgattgtgaatGTGAGAGAaagcatgcttgcgtgtgtgtgtgtgtgtgtgtgtgtgtgtgtgtgtgtgtgtgtgtgtgtgtgtgtgtgtgtgtgtgtgtgtgtgtgtgtgtgtgtgtgtgtgtgtgtgtgtgtgtgtgtgagagagagagagagcattgtagTTGCATTGCTGTGCTTCACCTGTACACTTCCACATCCACATTTCTGCTTCTTCATGTTattatcatccctctctcctcagaaGATGCGTCACCACCTggccagcagctgtgtgtgtgtgtgtgtgtgtgtgtgtgtgtgtgtgtgtgtgtgtgtgtgtgtgtgtgtgtgtgtgtgtgtgtgtgtgtgcgtgcgtgcgtgcgtgcgtgtgtgtactgtagctcgTCCTCTTATTAATTGTCTGTGATTGATTAGTGACTTGATGTTGTTGCGCTGCAGGAGCGCTGCAGGCTTCATGGCCTTgatcttgcccccccccctcttttttttcctctctctctctctctctctctctctctctctctctctctctctctctctctctctctctccacgctgtaaaacttTGGCagtctcctctctcactcactccctcatttCCGCTTTttccagccaggcagccagggagGGAGCTTTTTAATTCATCCCAGCCATACAGTAGTATCTGCTGCTATTGTGCGGGTCACAGGGCCATCAGCAGCGCAATATGCTCCGCCACCCACCAGCctgatggtgctgatgctgcAGGGCCCCTTGGCCACCGATAGACGATAAACCAGTGAAATATATGAATGGTGGCCTGCAACAGATGGAGCAGATCATGGAGAGCTACTACTAGTGATGCGCCCAgggagctgacaaggggggacaaaggggtcagttgtcccaggcccagggatatgTGGTTCCcatgattgggtcctcattacattgaatgtattgggtgaggggccctttcagtgaactctgtcctggacccagccaaacctgtcagtggccctggatgtGGCAGATTCTCGCCCCCTTTGCTAAAGCGCTCGCAAAGCACCCGGCCCCACCACCACATGCTTCATTTTATGATAATATCATCATTGATTCATTAAGTTAATGGAGCCAAATAAAACATGCCATGTATTTTGTCTCTACTCTCATCCGCAaatcctttcttttttctctcttttaatgGTGTCTCATATTTAATTGAGAAGGCAGAGAAGATTTCTTGCCTGATTGCATTTTCTCAGAGTAGAATGTGCcgtgattttattattattactgtggcTTGTTAATGCAGTGCATTGTCATGAAGACACCCGTTATTGCAATAGGATTATAATGCTGTTGTGTGCCTATAGTTGCAGTAGCGCATTGAGATGCCCAGGGGGTGTTTTATATGGTTACACTAACATCTGTGGTCGTGTACATACAAATGTCATATAAGAGGACTGTGTAACTGAGATGTTCCTCTGTTCATCAGCATTTTGTGGGAGGGCAGCAATTAAAACAGAGTTCCACAGATTGAGCGTATAGCAAGtcttaacatttaaaaaaaaatatatatatatttttttttaatgggctttttgtgcctttattgatgataggaaagtggagattgacaggaaatcagtgggacagagagatgggggcagaattgggccatgacccaggccggactcgaacctgggtccccatgggcatgcaagcccaagtggggggcttagtgcgctgcgccacagtgcccccctcaAGTCTTAACATTTGATGAGAAATTGTGTGTTATTGCAAGTACTGCTGCTTTTGAAGAAGGGTCAGATATTGCTTGaattcacagaaaaaaagaggatTGTTTTCAAACCGCAGCCTCATAATTGCATCATCATCTTTTGGCCTCGGGGCGATTTGCATTTTTCAGCAACAAAAACTGCCGACTTTTAAACTCTTTTGCCGGCACGGGTGAAATATGACCCTGGGTGCGAAGCTTGCGTTTAAGATTCTGCTGATTTGGTGTAAGAGAGAGAcgctgaagagaagaggagaggagctctTGGCTTACACATTGCAGGATGACTTAGGCAGGAGTGTCATGGCACAAACTCTGGCAttaagggaagggaggggaatggaggagggagagggatggctACTCAGCTCCCTGAGTATTTAAATCAGTGCAGACAGGGATGGATGAGGGTCTGAAGATATGGCGGTCCAGGCGAGGGCACCTGGTGTCTGAGCTCTGACAGGCcacgcttcctctcctctcctctcctctcctctccactccacttctctcctctcctctcctctcctctcctctccactcctctcctcccctctcctctcctcccctctcctctcctttcctgtcctctgacAGGCcacgcttcctctcctctcctctgcacatctctcttgtcctctcctctcctctgcactcctctcctgtcctcttctcccctctcctctcctcttcactccactccactccactcctctcctcccctctccactcctctcctcccctttactctcctctcctctcctctcctctgacaggCCAcgcttccactcctctcctctcctctgcactcctctcctctcctctccatctctcctctcctgtcctgtcctctcctctcctctgcactcctctcctgtcctctcctctgcgctcctctcctctcctctcctctcctctgcgctcctctcctctcctctcctctcctctgcactcctctcctgtcctctcctctcctctgcactcctctcctctgcactcctctcctctgcactcctgtcctctcctctcctgtcctctcttcacctctgcactcctctcctgtcctctcctctcctctcctctgcactcctctcctttcctctcctctcctctcttgtcctctcctcttctctcctctccttttgggCCGCTGTCCAAGGTCCTGACACGGTGAGTGTGGTTACTTCACTCAGTGGTGTGACGGACTGAGGGCAGTGCACTGGCCTGGGCTGCACTCCCTTATCATTACATTCTGCTGAGAGgtgaagggagaaagaaagaaagaaagaaagaaagaaagaaagaaagaaagaaagaaagaaagaaagaaagaaagaaagaaagaaagaaagacagacagacagacagacagacagacagacagacagacagacagacagacagacagacagacagacagacatatagagcaTGGGCAGTGGCCCGGACTTGGACTCCCTTATCATTACTTTCtgcagagaggtgaagagagagggaaagaaagaaagaaagaaagaaagaaagaaagaaagaaagaaagaaagaaatgtacaAAAAGAAGCATGACAAAAATAATCTGCAATCCAATCCATTTCCAAGCATCTCCTGCTGAGATTTGTGTTTTCTTTCCTCCTTATTTCATGCTGATCTCTGTAATGCGACACCTTTATTAGTAGTCATTAAGTTGTCATGGCACCTGGAAGAGTGGGAGTTTTGTGATGAAGTTAAAAGTGAAGGGCTTAATTCCGAACATCAATTTGAAGGAGGTTTGTGTAAGAACTTGCATAAACAACTCTGTAATGGGATCTGGATTTTTACGGCTCCCTCTGTCTGTGCCTTTTACTTAAAGGAAATTAATTTATAGTTTCGCTCATCATGGCAGCGAGGAACATCACTCTGCCCCTAGTCTAAAGCTAGTAAATACGATTTCAAATTGCTTAATTTGTCAGCATCCTCCCTCTTCTTATCTCCCTAACACAGTTCAGCCTCTCTGCTCGTTTTGGGGTGCCATGATGCATTGTGAACGGGCTGCACAGTTGTGTCTGCTTCTGTAATTTCTTGTCTGCTCCAGGTTGCAGCTCAGCTATTTGAAGTCTCAATTTGCTGGTTGTGATGTAGCCTACGTAGGCCTTGTTCTGTGTGCTGCGTGCCGCGTCTGAGCCCTGACTGATGGAAGCCATTCAGTTGTCTGTCAGAGACGGGCGGCTAAGGCCAAGGCGACTGCTGCTGTTGTCAGGCTTTACATGGCAAACGGCTTTTCACTGTATTCTGTGTCACAGCCAttgaagccaacagggggggcaaaggggtcagttcccccgggcccagggagatggggggcccatagtTGGGCCCTCATTATatagtatgtattggatggggggccctttaagataactttgtcctgggcccagccaaagctgtcagcggccctggtcacagCTTTACTCTTCACACCGCTCCTCACAAAAGTGTTTGTCTCGCAGCTTTATGCGGAATTACTGTTCACAATGCCATACGTAATTGCGAGTGTCGTCTGGCATAGTGCGACTTTGCTCGCTACTCAATATAGTTGGATGTCGCACAGGTTCGACATGTCTCGGTTTTTCCGCATTGCTATAATCAACTGTGAACGTCACATGGCTTTTTATGTCTCACTCTGCAACTgctgtatgcaaatgtgtgtctGCCTCAGGTCCTTTAATTTTTGGGGGGCACTCCATGTGATAATGGCTATGACACAGTGTTGTACTATTCACATTGTTATCATGTAGGCAGAGGCGGacgttccattaggcaaacctaggcaattgccttgggccccgaccaaatctgccctccataggggccccaactgtcaagcCAGTTGCGgtcaacacacaaaaaatgggCTAGACTTATGTCAAGTCATCTAAGATATATATGGCACAAAACACTAAAATGGCAGgaacatttatgtctatataatgacttttgagagactccatgttttacatttcgcctagggccccaaaatggctagatccacccctgcaTGTGGGCTACAAGATAGTGGGCTTGCTGTGCTGGCAAAGGCACTTCCAAATAGATTTACAAAATAAGAGTGCCTCTCTTTGTTGAGAGTAGCACGGTCATGCATAATTGATTAACTAAATAAAAGTTGCGTCATGTATAATATATTTATCAAACAAGAGCTTGCATAGGCATGCTGGGTACTTTCGGAAGTAAGCACAGCCTCACTGATTTTATGAGCACATCCCCTGGGGCCGTAAATGATATAGTTGAAGAACTTAGACAAAAAACAATCAGATTTCTATCAGATTTTGCACAGTGGATGCTACTATGTGGATCCTGAATTGATTGTCTCGTGGAGCGGAAGcacaaaaactgaaaatgaaacaATTGGATTTTGTTGGAAAGGGAAACTAGGGGGAATGCATGTACAGTCGAACGGTTTGTAAACATTTAAACATTTTTGTAAGAGCAGAGTCTGTTGAGAGGACTGTATACAGCCCAGAGCTTTGCCTGGAGGTCAGGTGCTTATCTAACAGACaacattactgatttatggccaCACATTGAAGTACATATATTCAGTTTGAAAATTGTACTATGTGAATGTACCGTATTTCACATAGAATTCCAacagtggttgtggttgtgtgtgtgtgtgtgtgtgtgtgtgcgtgcgtgcgtgcatgtgtgtgtgtgtgcgtgtgtgcgtgcgtgtgtgtgtgtgtgtgtgtatcatgagtttatctgtgtttttaatgcttgtgtgtgtgtgtgtgtgtgtgtgtgtgtgtgtgtgtgcgtgtgcgtgtgtgtatgtcatgaatttatctgtgtttttatgcttgtgtgtgtgtatgtgtgtgtgtcatgagtttATTCGTGCTTTTATGCTTGtcttgtgtatgagtgtgtgtgtgtgtgtgagagagagagagacagagagagagagacagagagagaaagaaaacagaaaaagaaagaaagaaaaaaagaaagaaaagaaagaaagaaagaaagaaagaaagaaaaaaaagaaagaaagaaagaaaaaaaagaaagaaagaaagaaggaaagaaagaaagagaaaagagtgagCCCAGTGAAAGACAAGGACCAAGAGAATTACAGATGAATAACTACAATCATGCATTGTGTGCTGCAGTCAAGATAAGTCACAGCTCATCAACACATAATgacgcacacatactctctctctctctctctctctctctctctctctctctctctctctctctctc is a genomic window containing:
- the LOC134438457 gene encoding LOW QUALITY PROTEIN: transmembrane protein 271-like (The sequence of the model RefSeq protein was modified relative to this genomic sequence to represent the inferred CDS: inserted 1 base in 1 codon); the protein is MKLSGKGLCTIVSGCLLFVCAISAVVVGFKCIALGSKVRAHFHLGTAAGAFYSGILVGLGQVILGLALVCCKGKPXNFFLVGILVFLLGVLTAFSGAVLDGDAVSLVERKYSHYCLDLVDINPFCEQLKTYQRGLVVSTILNTLECILGLMNLVIIKRYKAAQFYRRRHSQRQGTGPFIFSEERDFSAAEFQPVSYINLGVFHVFDEAGVEVHCGGHPSIELPGYSPTDPDLNHSYPFSYPLPNELPPAYEDIFPGEASNK